The Carassius gibelio isolate Cgi1373 ecotype wild population from Czech Republic chromosome A24, carGib1.2-hapl.c, whole genome shotgun sequence genome window below encodes:
- the LOC127946527 gene encoding protein Aster-C gives MAQTPKQATASELTQDNSQSVEDKVISEEQEGLKVSGQVIAAPQSPEALVYTIYKQRSDEFRKLFKEVPESEKLIADYTCALQKDILLQGRIYLTENCFCFYSHVFRGTKITVNMQDIISISREKTAKWIPNAIQISTDSEKFFFSSFSAREKSFLSMFRLWQNVLMEKKLTKLELLQMVKQHYGNDLGLSHNEMESIQSSADTVTLTVPSLNMRGEDYTGRPERPTSLRLPQAELNSYEASTPQGDDTQSSAGLQSTLSANGGDNTLSTPSHHRSPNLSLNRSGSERVSKRFSLSLDLNANEDQLSDNSGSDSLEEVEERETASPVSPGRLFVNRVFHISAEKMFDLLFTDSNFMQRFMDIRKIIGVSATSWQREASGGMKRTLNYTITINNPLIGKFSTATETQTLFKESREGQYYMIDAEVYTHDVPYHDYFYTQNRYCIIRNSKHKCRLRIYTDVKYKKQPWGLVKSFITKNSWSGIEDYFRHLEAELLEEEAELTQGSGDTGKTGGLRRRRRTYSRTLQDQMKPGKQYSADLDQQRAGTMGAMDLKNTQHRWNVTSIVFGMSLILFVLVVLNLGLFYKLWAMEDIAHRMYLNTKHRMKERAESSLAPDLGTRQGMPHRGREEAHLLRAVLQDSINLLEQLRSSLVVLQQTFQVYNRSSSQL, from the exons ATGGCTCAAACACCCAAACAAGCGACGGCCAGTGAGCTCACACAGGACAACAGTCAATCCGTGGAAGACAAAGTGATCTCAGAAGAACAAGAG GGCCTGAAAGTCAGTGGGCAGGTCATAGCAGCTCCTCAGTCACCTGAAGCATTGGTTTACACTATTTATAAACAGAGGAGTGACGAGTTTCGGAAGTTATTCAAAGAGGTGCCTGAGTCTGAGAAACTAATAGCAG ACTACACCTGTGCTCTCCAGAAGGATATCTTGTTACAAGGCCGCATCTACCTTACAGAGAATTGTTTTTGTTTCTACAGTCATGTTTTTCGTGGTACAAAA ATCACAGTAAATATGCAGGATATCATCTCAATATCACGAGAGAAGACAGCGAAATGGATACCAAATGCCATCCAGATCAGTACCGATTCAGAGAAG TTTTTCTTCAGCTCATTTTCGGCAAGAGAGAAAAGTTTCTTGAGTATGTTTCGGCTTTGGCAGAATGTTCTAATGGAGAAG AAACTGACCAAGTTGGAGCTGTTGCAGATGGTTAAGCAGCATTATGGCAATGACTTAGGATTGAGTCATAATGAAATGGAAAGCATTCAGTCATCAGCAGATACTGTCACACTTACCGTGCCCAG TCTGAATATGCGTGGAGAGGATTACACGGGGAGGCCAGAAAGGCCCACATCGCTTCGTCTTCCCCAAGCGGAGCTGAATTCTTATGAGGCCAGCACACCACAGGGAGACGACACACAGTCTTCAGCTGGACTGCAAAGCACGCTCTCAGCAAATGGAGGG GACAACACTCTCAGTACCCCGTCCCATCACCGCAGTCCAAATCTGTCATTAAACCGCTCAGGGTCTGAACGAGTCTCTAaacgcttctctctctctctggatctAAATGCCAATGAAGACCAGCTCTCTGATAACAGTGGATCTGACAGCCTGGAGGAGG TGGAAGAACGTGAGACTGCGTCTCCAGTGTCTCCGGGAAGGCTGTTTGTGAACCGGGTGTTTCACATCAGTGCTGAGAAGATGTTTGACCTGCTTTTCACAGATTCTAATTTCATGCAGAGATTTATGGATATCAGGAAGATCATAG GTGTAAGCGCTACCTCTTGGCAAAGGGAGGCATCTGGTGGTATGAAAAGGACTTTGAACTACACCATCACCATTAATAACCCCCTGATTGGCAAGTTTTCCACTGCCACAGAAACCCAG ACACTATTTAAAGAGTCGAGGGAGGGTCAGTACTACATGATAGATGCAGAGGTCTACACACATGATGTACCTTACCATGACTACTTCTACACTCAGAATCGCTACTGTATCATCCGCAACTCCAAGCACAAGTGCAGACTCAG GATTTACACTGATGTCAAATACAAAAAGCAACCATGGGGTCTTGTTAAATCCTTTATCACAAAAAACTCCTGGAGTGGCATAGAAGACTACTTCAGACACCTTG AGGCAGAGCTGCTAGAAGAGGAGGCAGAGTTGACTCAAGGAAGCGGAGATACTGGAAAGACGGGTGGTTTGCGCAGGAGGCGAAGAACTTACAGTCGCACCCTACAGGATCAAATGAAGCCAGGGAAGCAGTACAGCGCAGACTTGGATCAGCAGAGAGCCGGCACCATgg GTGCCATGGATCTAAAGAACACACAACACAGATGGAACGTCACTTCGATTGTGTTTGGGATGAGCTTAAT ACTTTTTGTTCTGGTGGTTTTGAACTTGGGACTGTTCTATAAACTTTGGGCCATGGAAGATATTGCTCACCGTATGTACCTGAACACCAAGCacagaatgaaagagagagcAGAGTCCAG